From the genome of Sphingobacterium sp. UGAL515B_05:
GACTATGGTTTTGGACCCTTTCGCTGGGTTTGCACGTCTGGAAAGGCTTCGGATCTTCAAAAATCAGACGAAATAGCCATGACAGTTTTAGAAAAGCTTCGAAAAGAAGCCCCTATGGAGATTCAGCAGCAGATGCAAGATAATATTCAATGGATTAAAGAAGCTGGTAAAAATAGACTTGTAGTAGGCTCTCAGGCGCGTATTCTTTATGCAGATTCAAATGGACGTATTGCCATAGCAAAGGCTTTTAATGAAGCCGTAAAAAGTGGCTTATTTGAAGCACCTATTGTTTTGGGAAGAGACCATCATGATGTGAGCGGTACCGATTCACCTTATCGGGAGACCAGTAATATCTACGACGGCAGTCAATTTACAGCAGATATGGCTATTCATAACGTCATTGGCGACAGTTTCCGGGGGGCCACTTGGGTATCTATTCACAATGGCGGCGGAGTCGGTTGGGGTGAAGTCATCAACGGTGGCTTCGGTCTACTGCTAGATGGCTCAGCAGAAGCAGCTTTTAAATTGGAAACGATGCTGTATTTTGATGTGAATAATGGGATTGCCAGGCGCGCCTGGGCTAGAAATAAGGAAGCTAATCAGGCGCTAGATCGTGCAATGGAGAGAAATTCCACATTGCAGGTTACGCGCGCGCAACTTGTAGATGACGATATTATCGAACAATTATTTAATCTGGGCGAATGAACTTATTGTTGAATAATCCGGAAATATATAACAAAGGAGACCAAGCGGTCTGGAAGGGGCGTATCGATGGCCAGGATCGTGAATGGATGCGTTGGCATCAATTAATGGATTGTGTTGATCTTCTCGAGCAGCCCAATTTAAGGCAGTCCATTGCTTTTCTCGGATTCTGTAGCGATGAGGGTGTTGCACGCAATCAAGGTCGTGTAGGGGCCAAAGATGGACCGACAGCACTCCGGAATGTATTAACAAACCTTCCTGTCCATTTTTCTGATAAACTAAAACTTAAAGATTGTGGTGATATACTTTTAAAAGACAATGATTTAGAGTTGTCTCAGCAGGGGCTAGGGGCTGCTTTAAATTGTATTCTCGAACAAGAAGGATTTCCAGTCATCTTAGGTGGTGGCCATGAAGTAGCTTATGGCCATTATTTGGGTGTTAAAGAATTTTTAAAGAGTCGTAATCAAAGTCTTGGCATTATTAATTTGGATGCCCATTTAGACATCCGTCCATTGGAGGATGGCAAAGGAAATTCTGGAACGGGCTTCTTTCAAATCGAGCAGGATCAGTCTAAAGCTGATTTGCCATTTCATTACTTAGCAATTGGTATTCAGGAAATTAGTAACACCAAGGGATTGTTGGACTATGCCAAAGAGAAGGATGTGCAGATTATTGAAAGAGAGAGTTTGATCATTGAAAAGCTTGATTTAATTAGGGAAAAAATTGTTCGTTTCTCCAAATCGGTGGATTATGTGTATTTGACGATTGATCTTGATGCTTTCGCAGCAGCCTATGCGCCGGGAGTAAGTGCATTGGCATTTAACGGTATTGTCCCGGATCAGCTATTTTTTACAATTTATGATATTCTTTTAGATCTACCCAATATAAGATCTGTCGATTTTGCCGAATTAAACCCTTATTTTGACATAGATTCCAGAACAGCCAAATTGGCAGCTGATCTGATATTTAAGTTGACAAACAAAATAGCAACAAAAATTGATTAAGAAATATACTGTAAAGTATATTGTTGTTGATAAAAAAAGGTTAGGTTTTCTTTGAAAAAAGCCTAACCTTTTTCTCATTATTAGGAGAGGTATTAAAAAAGTACATCGGCTAATGTGGGATCCTTATCAAAAACTGATTTTGCAAATGGACATAGTGGCATAATTTTTAAATGTTCTCTGCGGGCATAAGCAACTGCTGCCATTAACATTTGTTTGCCTAGCCCTTTCCCAGCATACTCGGAGCCCACTTCTGTATGATCTATGATGAATTTTGTAGGGCCAGCCCAAGTGTATGTCATTTGTGCAACGGAATTTTCCTGATCGATAACCTCAAAGCTACCATGTTTGTCGTTATTTTTTTGTATTACTTCCATGAGCATGAAGATAATTAAAGGAAATTACAAAATAAACAAAATTCAACAATATATAACATGAACAGTTTTCGCTGGGTGGATCGTAGTTTTGTAATAAATCTGTTGTTTTAATCATTTGGTTAATTATTGTCGTATCTTCAGGTAGCTTCTAAAAATTGCTATTTTCATTATTTGGATTATATAATTGGTTTCCCCGTATTTTGTAAAAGTGCGGGGATTTTTTTTGAATAGCTAATATTTTTAGTATGTTTGCTTTGCGTTATGAGTGTAAATCAAAGCAAAAAACAAGAGTTTGCCATTGTGGACATAGAGACTACAGGCGGCAATGCAAAATCAAGTCGGATTACGGAGGTTGCCATTGTTATTCACGATGGTAATCAAGTGTTGGAACGTTGGGAAACATTGGTTAATCCAGGGAAAGAAATTCCGAATTCGATTTTTGCACTTACTGGCATCGATAATGAGATGGTAAAGGATGCTCCATTATTTGATGAAGTAGCCGAACATATTTATGGAATGCTTGAAGACCGTATTTTTGTTGCACATAATGTAAATTTTGACTATTCATTCATCCGATTTCAACTTCAGGAATCGGGCTTCGAGTGGTCAGCTATAAAATTATGTACGGTACGCTATGCACGAAAAATAAAGCCGGGATTATTATCCTATAGTTTAGGACGTCTATGTGATTATTTAGATATCCCTATTGAAAATAGGCATCGTGCGGGCGGTGACGCCAATGCAACGGCTATTCTTTTTGCTTATTTAAAAGCGCTGGATACCGAGCAGGTCTTTCAGGATATGATTAAACATAAAGCACTAGACCAACGTTTTCCCCCGCATTTAAATCCGTCAGAGTATGAGCAATTGCCTAATGAGGCCGGAGTTTATTATTTTCATGACAAACTTGGAAAAGTTATTTATGTTGGCAAGGCCGTAAATATCAAAAAAAGAGTATTGTCCCATTTTACGGGAAATAATATTCAAGCACAAAGGCAGAATTTTTTAAAAGAAATTCATCATATAAGTTACGAATGCTGTGGCACAGAGCTTATGGCACTTCTTTTGGAATGTGCAGAGATTAAAAGGTTTTGGCCAAAATATAATCGGGCGCTTAAGCGATATGAACCCAAATTCGGTTTGTTCTCTTATGAGGATCAAAATGGCTACCTCCACCTGGCTATTGGGAAGATAATAAAGGGACAAGCGTGTATCCAATTGTTTCAACGTGAATATGATGCGATTCAATTGCTGCAAACATTTATTCGGGAGGGGGATATTAATCCGCAATTTTGTCAGTTTGGTCATGCCAGCTTGACCACGAAATCCATAAAAAAGAATGATTTGCCTGACCGAATCCTGCATAATACGAGAGTTGAACGTTGTATTGAGGAGTGGCTTAGGGAGCGACCGTCTTACGTCCTGATCGATAAAGGACGTAATTCCGATGAAAAAAGCTGTATCGTCATTGAAAATGGTCTTTTTTATGGAATGGGTTATATTGACCAATATTGTCAATGTAACGAGCTTGAAGACATAAAAAGGCAGGTCAATAAATATCAAAGTAATCACTACATGATGGAATTGGTCAAAATGGCCGCAGAAAGGCAGCCTAATAAAGTACATTTCCTAACAAAATCTACGCTCCTCGCTGTTGCAGCAGAACCCAATTTATCTTATGACAAAATGTCTCCGAATAACCTTTTTAACTTTGTCTGAGTGGAGGATTTTTACGTTATATTTTGTTAATGGCTCTGTTTGGTCATTTCAATCTCAGTAATCTGTTAAAGAAATGTGAAATACGTATTAGTGGCATATTTTGGTCCAATAGTTGAAATATTATTTATGTAAAATATAAAAAAAGACTTTTCATAATTTAGGTTAATAATTGGTTAGTTAAAACCTGGGGCTCCCAACCTCAGGTTTTCTTTTTTTTATTACTTCTTAACTGGAATTTGACCGGGAATCCTCCTTACATATTGATTGGCAAAGATAAAATGGATAATTTTTTAAAATTTAAAACTCTTTTAATTTATTGGTTTTAAACATATTATCGTTTGTCCCCCTTTTGTCCCCCTAAGTTTTTTCTCTGTGTAGTTAGTTTAAGCTATTTTAGTGTCAGCATACTGTAATAGCGAAATAGTAAAACAAAGATGGGGCGTTTTCTAAAAGTAGCTGCGGTATATCTTATCCATATCTTTATATATAAAAAGGGCCTTGGCCCTTTTTTTTTTATTCCTATTATTCAGATTGCCTATTTTAAGCCAATGGCACCTTGACCTAGATTTTGATATAGATTTTTTTCTTCCGTAGGCAATATGCGATCAACCAATTCAAAGCGACAAATAGCAGCGCAAAAAGGGCTGAGGATAATCGTTGGTTTTGCCAGCTATCAAACAGGAAATGGTAGGTTAAGTTCCAAAGATTTTGATGTGTATCCCCGATGAGAATAAAAGAACAAATCGTGGGGATTAAGCCGCTAAGACAATAGATAAATAGTGTATTCTTACCGAAATCGTCAAGGACAGTGTAAATTATCCCTTTGATGTTTTGAAATTCGATAAGATAGATTAATATACCGAGAAAAGAGAGTGCAATTCCAGTGCTGAATACGGCGTAGCTGCTGGTCCAGATCTTCTTATTAATAGGAAAAACAAATGACCATAGATAGCCAATCAGGATAAAGGACAGACCTACGATAAATAGGTTCATCAGCTCCCTTTTTCCTGTCAGTTTTTGAATAATGTACTTTCCGGTAATATACCCGAATATTGTTTGACTGATGGCCGGTAAAACGCTCCAGATATCCTCTGGATCAAATGCTGTGCCCTCGCCGTGATAGAGATGGGATGCACCGAAGATTCGAATATCAAGTGCAGTTCCGAACCAACCGTCCAAACTATAAGGATCCGATGGATTACTATAGTAGCAAATCAACCAATAGAACAAGAGAAATGCCGTACCGATGATAATTGCGCCATTATCTTTAAAATAATATACTAACATGGCGCAACTGAAATAACAGATAGCGATACGTTGCAATACGCCGAAATACCTGTATTTGGCAAATGGAATCCATTCCAACTGGTGAAGGCTATTCCATTCAACAAAAGGAAAAACATTTAAAAAGATGCCCAGCATAAAAAGGATGCCTGTTCTTTTCGCAACTTTTTGCCAATAGGCTGATGGAGCCTGTTGATTGATATTTTTTAAAGAAAATGCCATCGAGTTTCCAACAGCAAATAAGAAAAATGGAAATATAAGATCTGTAAACGTACATCCATGCCAGATGGAGTGTTCAAGTTGAGGAAATACATGGTGGTAGTTGCCGGGATTATTGACGAGAATCATCGCCGCGAGTGTAAACCCACGGAAAATATCCAGTGATTTAAAACGAGTCATAATAAAGTATATTCGTAAAAAAGGCTGTTCAAGGAATCAATCTTTTGAACAGCCTAATGCTTGGTCTAATTAATAGCCTGGATTTTGAGTCAGGCTCGGATTTGCCTGCAGTTCCAATAATGGTATTGGAAGGAGCAGGCTATTTTGGTTAAAATTATACTTAATTAACGTAGGGTTGCTCTGTTTGCCGTTATCGCATGTAAATTTTATTTCATTTAATTTATTCATTACATCTACTGTGACACCATAACGATTTAAGTCATCCCAACGTTGACCTTCGAAAGCAAGTTCCAATCGGCGCTCGTTAAGAATGATGGCCTTCAGTGCACTGGAGCTGACACCGGATAAATCGGAGAGCCCTGCGCGACGACGTATGATGTTTATAGTGTTTAGCGCACCAGAAGCATTTTCCAAGGCGTTTTGAGCCTCTGCTTTAAGCAGAATGATGTCCGCAAGCCGCAAAAGGTAAAAATGATCGCCACTTTGGAAGCTGTTGGCATGTTTTTGCTTTACATTAAATGGGATTTCTGTATCGGCATCTCCACAAGGGTTCCAGAACTCATCTGCCCAAGGCACAGAGAAAAACCAGATGTTGGCATTCTTTCGTTCAGTGTCGCCAGCGTTGTCATAAGCTTCGACAAGATCTTTCGAAGGTGTGCCATACCGGCGCCATTCGTTTTCGTTGATTTGGCCATTTTCATCAAGATCCGGGAAAAAGAATGCGCCACCCCAACAGCTTAGATTGGGACTGCCGGCGATATAGGGAATCTCTATGATGGATTCACTGTTATAGTTATGTTTACCGTCAAAAAGATCCGCATAGTTTTGAAGGAGCTGATAGCCACCTTTTCCAGTGATCACTGCATTGGCGTATTGCAATACCTTATTGTAATCCCGATCAGGGCGTTGCGCCCATATCTTTGTCAGCAAGGCATTTGCAGCACCTTTTGTAGCTCTAACCTTGTCAATAGAGGGCTGTCCAAATCCATCGGGAAGATTGTTTGCTGCCACTTGTAGATCCGAATCTATAAAATCATAAACCTCCTCTACAGTTGATCGCTTGATGCGTAATACTTCCGAATCTGTACTGTTGGAGTGTTTTTCCAAGGGGACACCACCGTAAAGTTTGACCAATTGATAATAATGGAAGGCTCTTAAAAATGAAGCTTCTCCAAGAATTTGTTTGCGTCTTTCATCCGAAAAAGTAGGATCTGTGACTTTACCAACATTGTCGATAACGATATTGCATTTTGAGATTGCTCCATATAGTTCTTCCCAATCCCTGCGTACCATTTCATTGGTATTCGTAATCGTATTATAGTCAATTTGTGCAAAGTCTATCTCACCACCGCCGGCCGCATGCGCATTGTCCGAACGGATATCGGTCTGTAAAATCATCTCCCATTGATAATAATTGGCATTGCTTCCTGGGCGGGTACCATTGCCTATAAAAGAATTATAGGCCCCGTTTAATGCTTTCTCAATATTGTCTCCGGTGAGATAGGCATTTTCACTCGTTACCGTGGAGGTAGGCTGAAGATCTAAAAACTTTTTGCAGGAATTTAGAGCAAGAGAAGCCAATAAGGCGATGGCTAATGACGTATATCTATTTGATTTCATTGTTTGTAAGCTAAAAGGTTAAAAAGTTAGGTTTAAACCAACAATAAAGGAGCGTGCCTGCGGCGAAGTACCAAAATCGATGCCCGGCGCCATATTGGAGCTCACGGTTTCCTGGTTAGTTCCCCCATACATGCTTACCTCAGGATCTAGACCTGAGTATTTTGTGAATGTTAACAGATTCTCGCCTGTCACATAAAGACGGACCTTATTGAGCTTCCATCTTTCAAGCACCTGTTTAGGTAGGGTATAGGCCAAGGTCATCGATTTTACCCTGAGGTAGGAACCTTTCTCTACAAAACGGGAAGAAATCTGTGAATTGTAGTTGTCATCTGTATTATTTAGATCCGGACGCGGCATAGTACTATTTTTGTTATTGACTGTCCATCTGTTTAATACGGCAGTACTTTGGTTTCTCGGTTCCCACATACCCTCTGTATAAATACGTGTCGCATTAAGGATATCATTTCCCTGTACACCCTGTAAGAAAAAAGAAAAGCTGAAGTTCTTATAACTAAAATCATTTGTCATGCCATAAGAGAATTTTGGTGTAGCATTACCAATGATAGCCATATCACTCGTTTGAAGACCTGCTTCAGGGTCGGCCATCTGATAGATCATATCTCCGGTCTCTGGATTGACGCCTTTCGCGACGTAACCCCAGAATGATCCCAATGCAACCCCTTCTTTTGCAATCGTACTATTGCCGCGGCCATCAATATTTCCGTCATAGTAGGTTCCGCCATCAATATTCAGTACTTTATTGCGATTGAGCCCAAAGGTGACTGTTGTATTCCATTTGAAATCGTGAACGAAATTTCGGCTACTCAATTCGAATTCGAAACCTTTATTCTGTAGGTCGCCGAGGTTTTTCAGCGCAGTTCTATAACCGGAACTATACGGAACTCTTGAGTTGAGAAGTAGGCCTACAGTCCTTTTTGCATAATAATCTGCACCAAATATCAATCTAGAATTAAAGAAACTGGCATCCACACCAATGTCGGTCTGGTTTGTTGTTTCCCATTTTAGATTGGGGTTGTCCAAGGTAGCAGGTGTATACCCCGGTACAACCTGATCGCCGATATTGTACGATCCCGTGACGTCAACTAAACCAAGATAGGAAAAGGCCGGGATTTGGCTATTTCCAACCTTACCCCAACTAGCGCGGATTTTCAAATCGTTTACCGTGTTTTTCAGCGAACTAAAGAAGTCTTCATTGGATAAACGCCAGCCGGCAGAGAAAGAAGGGAAGTAACCCCAACGGTTATTAGGCCCGAATACAGATGACGCGTCAGCTCTCAGATTGGCTGTAAATAAGTACTTGTCGTTATAATCATAACCGATTTTTGCAATGCCGGAGACAGTGGATACAGCAGCATCTATCGCTGTTGGCATCGCCGTAATCATCGAACCTCCATTAACGGTATGAATTGCTGGATTAGCAAAATTCTGGGTAGCGATATTTGAGATTGTTGTTTGTGTTTTAGTGGTAATATAACCTATTAAACCTGTGAAGTGGTGCTTGTCACTAAAAGTTCTGTCATAGTTTAATGTATTTTCGGACATCCAATACTGATTATCCTGCTGCTGGAGCGTCGCCATCCCTTTATATTTTCTACCCTCTGTCGTGCGGAACGGATCCACAAAAGTGCGGTACTGGTTGTTAAATTTCTCATACCCAAACAGCGATTTGAATTTTAATCCCGGTAGGATATTGGCTTCCACAAAGGCATTTCCTGTAAATCTGTTGTTGATATAGCTGTGCTCGTTGCCTGTTGCCAATGCAACGGGGTTGTCGAGATCCGTATAGAATGGATCTACTGCGAAAGCCCCCTTATCACCGTATATGCCGATGACTGGAGAGCCCAGGTAAGCATTCATGATGACTCCATTTCGGGAGTTCTCGGTAATGTCCACGTCGTACCAACGGTTGTAAGATAAGCTTGTCCCGACTTTAAAGATTTTATTGATCTGATGATCCAAATTAACCTTGAAATTGACCTTGTTAACTGTATTTGTGATGACTGTACCATTATCTTTTTGATAAGATCCAGAGATGTAAAACCCTGTCTTTTCATCTCCACCGCGTACTGAAGCCTGGTATTTTTGGCTGTGGCCGGTGCGGAATAGCTGATCTGGCCAGTTCGTATCAGCGGTATATTTCGACCAATCCAAGGCTTCTCCCATCTCAGTCATTAATTCTCTATATTGTACCGCATTTAGAACGCTAGGCTTTTTTCTGATGGCTGAAAATCCTTGATAGGTTTCGAAATTTACCTGTGTCTTACCGTTTGTTCCTCTTTTGGTCGTAATCAACACCACGCCATTGGCTCCTGACGATCCGTAGACAGCGGCAGAAGCAGCGTCTTTTAAGACCGAAATGCTTTGAATATCTGATGGATTGAGCTCCGATATATTTTCTGTAGGGACACCATCTACAATGTATAATGGGTTGCTACCTGCAGTAATTGTAGAGGTTCCACGAACACGAATGGAGAAGCCAGCTTGCGGTTGTCCGGAGGATTTTACAATTTCTACCCCCGCCATTTTACCTTCCATGGCACTCGCCAATTGGGTCACAGGGCGATCTTCAATATCCTTTGTGCTCATGGTTGCAATGGCTCCCGTGATGTCCTTTTTTTTCTGTGTTCCAAAACCGACCACAACGATCTGCTCCAGTTGG
Proteins encoded in this window:
- a CDS encoding exonuclease domain-containing protein, with product MSVNQSKKQEFAIVDIETTGGNAKSSRITEVAIVIHDGNQVLERWETLVNPGKEIPNSIFALTGIDNEMVKDAPLFDEVAEHIYGMLEDRIFVAHNVNFDYSFIRFQLQESGFEWSAIKLCTVRYARKIKPGLLSYSLGRLCDYLDIPIENRHRAGGDANATAILFAYLKALDTEQVFQDMIKHKALDQRFPPHLNPSEYEQLPNEAGVYYFHDKLGKVIYVGKAVNIKKRVLSHFTGNNIQAQRQNFLKEIHHISYECCGTELMALLLECAEIKRFWPKYNRALKRYEPKFGLFSYEDQNGYLHLAIGKIIKGQACIQLFQREYDAIQLLQTFIREGDINPQFCQFGHASLTTKSIKKNDLPDRILHNTRVERCIEEWLRERPSYVLIDKGRNSDEKSCIVIENGLFYGMGYIDQYCQCNELEDIKRQVNKYQSNHYMMELVKMAAERQPNKVHFLTKSTLLAVAAEPNLSYDKMSPNNLFNFV
- a CDS encoding RagB/SusD family nutrient uptake outer membrane protein; this translates as MKSNRYTSLAIALLASLALNSCKKFLDLQPTSTVTSENAYLTGDNIEKALNGAYNSFIGNGTRPGSNANYYQWEMILQTDIRSDNAHAAGGGEIDFAQIDYNTITNTNEMVRRDWEELYGAISKCNIVIDNVGKVTDPTFSDERRKQILGEASFLRAFHYYQLVKLYGGVPLEKHSNSTDSEVLRIKRSTVEEVYDFIDSDLQVAANNLPDGFGQPSIDKVRATKGAANALLTKIWAQRPDRDYNKVLQYANAVITGKGGYQLLQNYADLFDGKHNYNSESIIEIPYIAGSPNLSCWGGAFFFPDLDENGQINENEWRRYGTPSKDLVEAYDNAGDTERKNANIWFFSVPWADEFWNPCGDADTEIPFNVKQKHANSFQSGDHFYLLRLADIILLKAEAQNALENASGALNTINIIRRRAGLSDLSGVSSSALKAIILNERRLELAFEGQRWDDLNRYGVTVDVMNKLNEIKFTCDNGKQSNPTLIKYNFNQNSLLLPIPLLELQANPSLTQNPGY
- a CDS encoding TonB-dependent receptor, translated to MYKLKTIQGAGKKAKLFAALLAIQCVSHANNLAMANVNQTKIKLQNKEYTLAKFAKEIERQSSYVFLYDNSQINDNQKIRINHKDGSIVEILDDNLKELSYSYKIVNNTIVLKRKTDDMPLRNTITVQQLVKGRVSDSDGKALTGVTIRNTTTGKQTETDSKGEFSIEATSTHQLSFSSIGYETISSTVGSNSYLNIQMKTANNQLEQIVVVGFGTQKKKDITGAIATMSTKDIEDRPVTQLASAMEGKMAGVEIVKSSGQPQAGFSIRVRGTSTITAGSNPLYIVDGVPTENISELNPSDIQSISVLKDAASAAVYGSSGANGVVLITTKRGTNGKTQVNFETYQGFSAIRKKPSVLNAVQYRELMTEMGEALDWSKYTADTNWPDQLFRTGHSQKYQASVRGGDEKTGFYISGSYQKDNGTVITNTVNKVNFKVNLDHQINKIFKVGTSLSYNRWYDVDITENSRNGVIMNAYLGSPVIGIYGDKGAFAVDPFYTDLDNPVALATGNEHSYINNRFTGNAFVEANILPGLKFKSLFGYEKFNNQYRTFVDPFRTTEGRKYKGMATLQQQDNQYWMSENTLNYDRTFSDKHHFTGLIGYITTKTQTTISNIATQNFANPAIHTVNGGSMITAMPTAIDAAVSTVSGIAKIGYDYNDKYLFTANLRADASSVFGPNNRWGYFPSFSAGWRLSNEDFFSSLKNTVNDLKIRASWGKVGNSQIPAFSYLGLVDVTGSYNIGDQVVPGYTPATLDNPNLKWETTNQTDIGVDASFFNSRLIFGADYYAKRTVGLLLNSRVPYSSGYRTALKNLGDLQNKGFEFELSSRNFVHDFKWNTTVTFGLNRNKVLNIDGGTYYDGNIDGRGNSTIAKEGVALGSFWGYVAKGVNPETGDMIYQMADPEAGLQTSDMAIIGNATPKFSYGMTNDFSYKNFSFSFFLQGVQGNDILNATRIYTEGMWEPRNQSTAVLNRWTVNNKNSTMPRPDLNNTDDNYNSQISSRFVEKGSYLRVKSMTLAYTLPKQVLERWKLNKVRLYVTGENLLTFTKYSGLDPEVSMYGGTNQETVSSNMAPGIDFGTSPQARSFIVGLNLTF
- a CDS encoding GNAT family N-acetyltransferase encodes the protein MEVIQKNNDKHGSFEVIDQENSVAQMTYTWAGPTKFIIDHTEVGSEYAGKGLGKQMLMAAVAYARREHLKIMPLCPFAKSVFDKDPTLADVLF
- a CDS encoding DUF5009 domain-containing protein, whose amino-acid sequence is MTRFKSLDIFRGFTLAAMILVNNPGNYHHVFPQLEHSIWHGCTFTDLIFPFFLFAVGNSMAFSLKNINQQAPSAYWQKVAKRTGILFMLGIFLNVFPFVEWNSLHQLEWIPFAKYRYFGVLQRIAICYFSCAMLVYYFKDNGAIIIGTAFLLFYWLICYYSNPSDPYSLDGWFGTALDIRIFGASHLYHGEGTAFDPEDIWSVLPAISQTIFGYITGKYIIQKLTGKRELMNLFIVGLSFILIGYLWSFVFPINKKIWTSSYAVFSTGIALSFLGILIYLIEFQNIKGIIYTVLDDFGKNTLFIYCLSGLIPTICSFILIGDTHQNLWNLTYHFLFDSWQNQRLSSALFALLFVALNWLIAYCLRKKKIYIKI
- the hutG gene encoding formimidoylglutamase; the protein is MNLLLNNPEIYNKGDQAVWKGRIDGQDREWMRWHQLMDCVDLLEQPNLRQSIAFLGFCSDEGVARNQGRVGAKDGPTALRNVLTNLPVHFSDKLKLKDCGDILLKDNDLELSQQGLGAALNCILEQEGFPVILGGGHEVAYGHYLGVKEFLKSRNQSLGIINLDAHLDIRPLEDGKGNSGTGFFQIEQDQSKADLPFHYLAIGIQEISNTKGLLDYAKEKDVQIIERESLIIEKLDLIREKIVRFSKSVDYVYLTIDLDAFAAAYAPGVSALAFNGIVPDQLFFTIYDILLDLPNIRSVDFAELNPYFDIDSRTAKLAADLIFKLTNKIATKID